In Armatimonadota bacterium, one DNA window encodes the following:
- a CDS encoding M55 family metallopeptidase encodes MKVYVMTDLEGCAGIPSWHDYGAPEHRWYEYAREIVTLETSAAVQGCLDAGAGEVLVVDGHGHGAINPILLHPEAKLLFGRPIGYPFGCDDRFDAAIMVGQHAKSNTDGGHLSHTGSFDVEDETINGVSVGEMGVNMLFCAYYGVPTVLVCGDVAAADEATALVPDIETAAVKEGLKRGSATGLTGAENSRFNGAAVHLHPTKARELIRHKACRAIERVSEIGRFWLDPPYERILKLRPSEDAPAKIGIAHADDFMELLRTPFQWKTG; translated from the coding sequence ATGAAAGTCTATGTCATGACCGACCTCGAAGGCTGCGCAGGCATCCCGAGCTGGCACGATTACGGCGCGCCCGAACATCGCTGGTATGAATACGCGCGGGAGATCGTTACTCTCGAGACCAGCGCCGCAGTGCAGGGCTGCCTGGATGCCGGGGCCGGCGAGGTGCTTGTGGTGGACGGGCACGGTCACGGTGCAATCAACCCGATACTCCTGCACCCCGAGGCGAAACTGCTTTTTGGTCGCCCCATCGGCTACCCATTCGGCTGCGACGACCGCTTCGACGCCGCAATCATGGTGGGCCAGCACGCGAAATCCAACACCGACGGCGGGCATCTGAGCCATACAGGGTCTTTCGACGTTGAAGACGAGACGATCAATGGTGTCTCGGTGGGCGAGATGGGCGTAAACATGCTCTTCTGCGCCTACTACGGGGTCCCGACGGTCCTGGTCTGCGGGGATGTCGCGGCGGCGGATGAGGCCACGGCGCTGGTGCCGGACATCGAGACGGCAGCGGTAAAGGAAGGGCTGAAACGCGGATCGGCAACGGGGCTCACGGGCGCCGAGAACAGTCGCTTCAACGGCGCGGCGGTCCACCTGCACCCCACGAAAGCGCGGGAACTGATCCGACACAAGGCATGCCGCGCAATCGAGAGGGTGTCGGAGATCGGGCGCTTCTGGCTTGACCCACCGTACGAACGAATCCTCAAGCTGCGCCCCTCAGAAGACGCCCCGGCAAAGATCGGGATCGCCCACGCCGACGACTTCATGGAGCTCCTGAGAACCCCGTTCCAGTGGAAGACCGGCTAG